In Blautia sp. SC05B48, a single genomic region encodes these proteins:
- the bioB gene encoding biotin synthase BioB, which yields MNTASCEKEAPSLSRDEAIAILDTPDEELEALIDRASSLRYKYKGNRVSIHILTNARSGNCSQDCAYCAQSCRSTADIDKYKWVDEDKLYQDNDFVNEYHLSRHCIGLSGMKFTDKEIEELARRIRKMKEHGTHLCCSIGFLTEHQAKMLKEAGLDRINHNLNSSRSFYHNICSTHTFDQRVQNIHMLQGLGFEICSGGIIGMGESKADVVDMLLELREIQPEALPINFLLPIKGTPLGNADISQLTTEYCMKVLCLARLLVPKADIRCAAGREVYFKGEEKKLLSVVDSIFASGYLTEGGQGIEDTLKTITDAGFTYEIESA from the coding sequence ATGAACACTGCATCATGCGAAAAAGAAGCTCCATCGCTTTCCAGAGATGAAGCCATTGCAATTTTAGATACTCCGGACGAAGAACTCGAGGCACTGATCGACCGTGCCAGCAGTTTACGTTACAAATATAAGGGAAACCGGGTAAGCATCCACATCCTTACCAATGCCCGCAGCGGAAACTGTTCCCAGGATTGTGCATACTGTGCCCAGTCATGTCGTTCCACTGCCGATATTGATAAATACAAATGGGTAGATGAAGACAAATTATATCAGGACAATGATTTCGTAAATGAGTATCATTTATCCAGACACTGTATCGGCCTGAGTGGTATGAAGTTTACAGATAAAGAGATCGAGGAGCTGGCCCGCAGGATCCGCAAAATGAAAGAACACGGAACCCATCTCTGCTGCTCCATAGGCTTTCTCACAGAGCACCAGGCAAAAATGCTCAAAGAGGCTGGTCTTGACCGGATCAACCATAACCTGAACAGCAGCCGTTCCTTTTATCATAATATCTGCAGTACACATACCTTTGACCAGCGTGTCCAGAATATCCATATGCTTCAGGGACTTGGTTTCGAGATCTGCAGCGGCGGTATCATTGGCATGGGTGAAAGCAAGGCGGACGTTGTTGACATGCTTCTGGAATTACGTGAGATCCAGCCGGAAGCACTGCCGATCAACTTTCTTCTTCCGATCAAGGGAACTCCTCTCGGAAATGCAGATATTTCCCAGCTGACAACAGAATACTGCATGAAAGTCCTCTGCCTGGCAAGACTTCTTGTACCTAAAGCAGATATCCGATGTGCTGCCGGAAGAGAAGTTTATTTCAAGGGCGAAGAAAAAAAACTGCTCAGTGTTGTAGACTCTATTTTCGCTTCCGGTTATCTTACAGAAGGTGGTCAGGGAATCGAAGACACTCTCAAAACCATCACGGATGCAGGATTCACCTATGAGATCGAATCTGCGTAA
- a CDS encoding biotin transporter BioY — MNQTNTVSAPHTKTYEITMTALMAAVTCILAPLSIPIGPVPISFTNLAIYLSLYLLGWKKGTISYLIYLLLGLVGLPVFSGFTGGPAKLAGPTGGYIIGFIVMAVIAGLVIDNCHKPLIQLVGMIAGTIVCYLFGTVWFCIVADSTFKAALGICVIPFIPADLIKMIIAMIIGPMIKKRIR, encoded by the coding sequence ATGAACCAGACAAATACTGTCTCTGCACCACATACAAAAACCTACGAGATCACCATGACCGCTCTTATGGCAGCTGTCACCTGTATTCTTGCACCGCTGTCCATTCCAATCGGTCCGGTTCCGATCTCATTTACCAATCTTGCCATCTACCTGTCCCTTTATCTTCTCGGATGGAAAAAAGGAACCATCAGCTATCTGATCTATCTGCTGCTTGGCCTTGTAGGTCTTCCGGTATTTTCCGGATTTACCGGCGGTCCTGCAAAGCTGGCCGGTCCTACAGGAGGATACATCATCGGCTTTATCGTTATGGCTGTTATTGCCGGACTGGTAATTGACAACTGCCATAAGCCTCTGATCCAGCTCGTTGGTATGATCGCAGGAACAATTGTATGCTATCTTTTCGGAACTGTATGGTTCTGCATCGTTGCAGATTCCACTTTCAAAGCGGCTCTTGGAATCTGTGTAATTCCGTTTATTCCGGCAGATCTCATAAAAATGATCATCGCCATGATCATCGGACCAATGATAAAGAAAAGAATTCGATAG
- a CDS encoding putative ABC transporter permease, whose product MICGMTYFQICLYFLFYSFGGWVVEVIFHAVTLGKVINRGFLNGPVCPVYGFGVLSVFALLNTLQSGGHQMSEGMIFLFGIVLATAVELVAGWLLDVCFHARWWDYSNKPLNFHGYICLEFSLIWGLAIVMVVKVFQKYVERQASHTPSTLEWVVMAILYAVYLVDFIVTVAVIHGLNKKLTRLDKVRADLRIVSDKLSDTLATTTIDTAQKVGEGKVQVALAKAELRDATVAQREKSAEMLRMKKAELQAQFDELSNSITNHTVFGQGRIIKAFPEMKHRDYFELIQELKKKLR is encoded by the coding sequence ATGATTTGCGGGATGACGTATTTTCAGATATGTCTGTATTTTTTGTTTTATTCTTTTGGAGGATGGGTCGTTGAAGTTATCTTCCATGCAGTAACATTAGGAAAGGTTATAAACCGGGGATTTCTCAACGGTCCGGTATGCCCGGTGTACGGATTTGGTGTACTTTCCGTGTTTGCGTTGCTTAATACGCTTCAGAGCGGCGGACATCAGATGAGTGAGGGAATGATCTTTCTGTTTGGAATCGTTCTTGCAACTGCGGTAGAGCTGGTTGCCGGATGGCTTCTGGATGTATGCTTCCATGCAAGATGGTGGGATTATTCCAATAAGCCACTGAATTTTCACGGCTATATCTGTCTTGAGTTTTCCCTGATATGGGGACTTGCCATTGTGATGGTTGTAAAGGTTTTTCAGAAGTATGTGGAGCGTCAGGCTTCTCATACACCTTCCACACTGGAATGGGTTGTTATGGCAATTCTGTATGCGGTGTATCTGGTAGATTTTATTGTAACAGTGGCGGTGATCCACGGACTGAATAAGAAGCTTACCCGACTGGATAAGGTACGTGCAGATCTGAGGATCGTGAGCGATAAGCTCAGTGATACTCTGGCAACAACTACCATTGACACAGCACAGAAGGTGGGAGAGGGAAAGGTTCAGGTTGCTCTTGCTAAGGCAGAGCTCAGAGATGCGACTGTGGCTCAGAGAGAAAAATCTGCTGAAATGCTTCGGATGAAGAAAGCGGAGCTTCAGGCACAGTTTGATGAGCTGTCAAACTCTATTACAAATCATACGGTATTCGGCCAGGGAAGAATCATTAAGGCTTTCCCGGAGATGAAGCACAGAGATTATTTTGAACTGATCCAGGAGCTGAAGAAAAAACTCAGATAA
- a CDS encoding MarR family winged helix-turn-helix transcriptional regulator, with translation MTNEKIKRMFDAFYQAKRIRDMLPPLPQGVMPSYIQYLDVIHSLQREKKDIRLSDISDAMNLPRPGVTRTVKEMEAKGYLQKLTSPDDGRVTYISITEKGERLSRKYDQDYFSSLAPYLSEISEEEADSMIRTVGKFYQIMCDRREDYDK, from the coding sequence ATGACAAATGAAAAGATCAAGCGGATGTTTGATGCGTTTTATCAGGCAAAGCGGATCCGGGATATGCTTCCGCCACTGCCACAGGGAGTAATGCCATCCTACATACAGTATCTGGATGTGATCCATTCTCTGCAGAGAGAAAAAAAGGATATCCGGCTCTCTGATATCAGTGATGCCATGAACCTGCCGCGTCCGGGTGTTACCAGAACAGTGAAAGAAATGGAGGCAAAGGGATATCTTCAGAAGCTTACGTCTCCGGATGACGGGCGCGTTACTTACATCTCCATAACAGAAAAAGGAGAGAGGCTTTCCAGGAAGTATGATCAGGATTATTTCAGCAGTCTGGCGCCCTATCTTTCAGAGATTTCCGAAGAAGAAGCAGACAGTATGATCCGGACCGTCGGGAAATTTTATCAGATTATGTGTGACAGGAGAGAAGATTATGACAAATGA
- a CDS encoding MGMT family protein: MGKILDEDLIYEILSVVEEIPEGKVASYGQIARLIGRDKNSRLVGKVLGMAEFYGKYPCHRVVNHAGRTAPGWREQKMLLEDEGVEFKANGCVDMKQYQWEE, from the coding sequence ATGGGAAAAATACTGGATGAGGATCTGATTTACGAGATACTGTCCGTAGTGGAAGAAATACCGGAAGGAAAAGTGGCCTCCTACGGACAGATCGCACGTCTGATTGGCCGGGATAAAAATTCACGTCTTGTAGGAAAAGTCTTAGGTATGGCAGAATTTTACGGGAAGTATCCCTGCCACAGAGTTGTGAACCATGCAGGGCGTACTGCACCAGGCTGGAGAGAGCAGAAGATGCTTCTGGAAGACGAGGGTGTGGAGTTTAAGGCAAATGGATGTGTAGATATGAAGCAGTATCAGTGGGAGGAGTAG
- a CDS encoding methylated-DNA--[protein]-cysteine S-methyltransferase has protein sequence MVYTCKYKALIGDILLAADEIGLTGLWFEGQKYFANTLPEDYVPQETKILTKAKKWLDVYFSGEEPKFTPPLHPTGSVFRQEVWKILLQIPYGQTITYGEIARRMAVMKNTSHMSAQAVGGAVGHNEISIIIPCHRVVGTNGSLTGYAGGIDKKILLLKLERTDMSRLFVPKKGTAL, from the coding sequence ATGGTATACACATGCAAATATAAAGCGCTAATCGGAGATATTTTACTTGCTGCAGATGAAATCGGACTTACCGGTCTGTGGTTTGAAGGACAGAAATATTTTGCAAATACACTTCCGGAAGATTATGTTCCACAGGAAACGAAAATTCTCACAAAAGCAAAAAAATGGCTGGATGTATATTTCTCCGGTGAAGAACCGAAATTTACTCCGCCACTTCATCCCACTGGTTCAGTATTCAGACAGGAAGTGTGGAAGATTTTATTACAGATCCCTTACGGACAGACGATCACATATGGAGAAATTGCGCGCAGAATGGCAGTGATGAAAAATACTTCTCATATGTCGGCCCAGGCAGTAGGCGGTGCGGTTGGTCATAATGAAATTTCCATTATCATTCCCTGCCATCGGGTCGTAGGAACAAATGGAAGTCTGACAGGATACGCCGGAGGAATTGACAAAAAAATTTTACTTCTTAAGCTGGAGCGTACAGATATGAGCCGTTTATTTGTTCCAAAGAAAGGAACTGCACTGTAA
- a CDS encoding BrnT family toxin yields MYDFEHSTEEDRYIAIGCVGEVLFVVFTERKENIRLISARLATESERRLYYDQNIYY; encoded by the coding sequence ATGTATGATTTTGAGCACAGTACAGAAGAAGACAGATATATTGCTATAGGATGTGTTGGTGAAGTTTTATTTGTGGTGTTTACCGAAAGAAAAGAAAACATTCGGTTGATTTCAGCTAGGTTGGCAACGGAATCGGAGAGGAGGCTCTATTATGATCAAAACATTTACTATTAA
- a CDS encoding formate--tetrahydrofolate ligase, which translates to MGFKSDIEIAQECTMEPITKIAEKAGIDDKYLEQYGKYKAKIDYNLLKETDKKDGKLILVTAINPTPAGEGKTTTTVGLADGMQRLGKNVMVALREPSLGPVFGVKGGAAGGGYAQVVPMEDINLHFTGDFHAIGAANNLLAAMIDNHIFQGNELNIDPRKITWRRCVDMNDRQLRNVVDGLGGRTNGMPREDGYDITVASEIMAVLCLASDIKDLKERLSRIIIGYTYGKVAEQKPVTAGDLHAEGAMTALLKDALKPNLVQTLEHVPAIVHGGPFANIAHGCNSVTATKMAMKLADYAITEAGFGADLGAEKFLDIKCRMAGLTPSAVVIVATVRALKYNGGVAKADLNNENLEALEKGIPNLLKHVSNIKNVYKLPCVVAINAFPTDTKAELDFVEAKCKELGVNVALSEVWAKGGEGGIKLAEEVIRLVEEPNDFTYAYELEGSIEDKLNQIVQKVYGGKKVVLTANAQKQAKQLEALGFGNCPICVAKTQYSLTDDQTKLGAPTDFEVTVRNLKISAGAGFVVALTGEIMTMPGLPKVPAATKIDVDESGKITGLF; encoded by the coding sequence ATGGGATTCAAAAGTGACATCGAAATCGCACAGGAGTGCACAATGGAGCCAATTACCAAGATTGCGGAGAAAGCAGGTATTGATGACAAGTATCTGGAGCAGTATGGTAAATATAAAGCAAAGATCGACTATAATCTTCTGAAAGAAACAGACAAAAAAGACGGAAAGCTGATCCTTGTGACAGCCATCAACCCGACACCGGCAGGTGAGGGAAAAACTACGACAACCGTAGGTCTTGCAGATGGAATGCAGAGACTTGGAAAAAATGTTATGGTAGCTCTTCGTGAGCCATCTCTGGGACCGGTATTCGGTGTCAAGGGTGGTGCTGCAGGCGGCGGCTATGCACAGGTAGTTCCGATGGAGGATATCAACCTTCATTTTACCGGTGATTTCCATGCGATCGGTGCGGCAAACAACCTTCTTGCAGCAATGATCGACAACCATATCTTCCAGGGTAATGAGCTGAATATCGACCCGAGAAAGATCACCTGGAGACGCTGCGTGGATATGAACGACCGTCAGCTTCGTAATGTAGTAGACGGACTTGGCGGAAGAACAAACGGTATGCCACGTGAGGACGGATATGACATTACCGTAGCATCTGAGATCATGGCAGTTCTCTGTCTGGCAAGTGATATCAAAGATCTGAAGGAGAGACTTTCCAGAATCATCATCGGATACACTTATGGCAAGGTTGCTGAGCAGAAACCGGTAACAGCAGGAGACCTTCATGCAGAGGGGGCTATGACAGCACTTCTGAAGGATGCCCTGAAACCGAACCTTGTACAGACACTGGAGCATGTTCCGGCGATCGTTCATGGCGGACCATTCGCAAATATCGCTCACGGATGTAACTCCGTAACCGCTACAAAGATGGCTATGAAGCTTGCTGATTACGCGATCACAGAGGCTGGCTTCGGTGCTGACCTTGGAGCTGAGAAATTCCTGGATATCAAGTGCCGTATGGCAGGTCTTACACCAAGTGCAGTTGTTATCGTAGCAACCGTACGTGCCCTGAAATACAACGGTGGCGTTGCAAAGGCTGATCTGAACAATGAAAACCTTGAGGCTCTTGAAAAAGGTATCCCGAACCTTCTGAAGCATGTAAGCAATATCAAGAATGTATATAAACTCCCATGTGTGGTAGCTATTAACGCATTCCCGACCGATACCAAGGCAGAGCTTGATTTTGTGGAAGCAAAATGCAAGGAGCTTGGCGTAAACGTAGCACTTTCCGAGGTATGGGCAAAAGGTGGCGAAGGCGGAATCAAGCTTGCTGAGGAAGTAATCCGTCTTGTTGAAGAGCCGAATGATTTCACATATGCTTATGAACTGGAAGGCTCCATCGAGGACAAACTGAACCAGATCGTACAGAAGGTTTATGGTGGAAAGAAAGTGGTTCTTACAGCAAATGCTCAGAAGCAGGCGAAACAGCTGGAGGCACTTGGATTTGGCAACTGTCCGATCTGTGTAGCTAAGACCCAGTACAGCTTAACAGACGACCAGACAAAGCTTGGTGCTCCGACAGATTTCGAGGTAACAGTAAGAAATCTTAAGATTTCCGCAGGTGCAGGATTTGTTGTTGCACTGACAGGTGAGATCATGACCATGCCAGGTCTCCCGAAAGTACCGGCAGCAACTAAGATCGACGTAGACGAGAGCGGTAAGATCACAGGACTGTTCTGA
- a CDS encoding sodium-dependent transporter: protein MKEKGSSFSGSIGFVLAAAGSAVGVGNIWRFPYLCAKDGGGLFLLVYLILVLTFGFVLLTTDVALGRKTKKNALRAFEALNPKWKFLGHLTFLVPALIMTYYSVIGGWIAKYFFTYIISDGKDAASDGYFTSFITSDIAPVVFMLIFLALTAWIVFRGVEKGIEKFSRIIMPGLILLIVIIAIFSLTLSHTDTDGTVRTGVQGLAVYLKPDFHGLTVKRFLEILLDAMSQLFFSLSVSMGIMITYGSYVKNEVNLNKATNQIEIFDTGVAFLAGMMIIPAVFVFLGKDGMASGPSLIFISLPKVFDAMGVFGRPVAIAFFLMMGFAALTSCVSVMETLVANCMELYHKPRKKMCGAVGIYSLVTAVLICLGYNKLYFELKLPNGSVGQLLDVMDYISNSFLMPFISLLTSILIGWVIGPDWIIGEVERNGEHFKRAGLYRFMIRYVVPVVMLILFLVSTGFADLIS, encoded by the coding sequence ATGAAAGAAAAAGGAAGCAGCTTTTCCGGCTCAATAGGTTTTGTCCTGGCGGCAGCCGGAAGTGCAGTAGGAGTTGGAAATATCTGGAGATTTCCATATCTCTGTGCCAAAGATGGAGGAGGACTTTTCCTGCTGGTTTATCTGATACTGGTACTGACTTTTGGATTTGTACTGTTGACAACGGATGTAGCACTTGGGAGAAAGACAAAGAAAAATGCATTGAGGGCTTTTGAAGCTCTTAATCCAAAGTGGAAATTTTTAGGACATTTAACGTTTCTGGTTCCGGCATTGATCATGACCTATTATTCTGTTATCGGTGGATGGATTGCAAAATATTTTTTTACTTATATTATTTCTGATGGGAAAGATGCGGCTTCAGATGGATACTTTACATCATTTATTACATCAGATATTGCACCCGTTGTATTTATGCTGATTTTTCTGGCCCTGACTGCCTGGATCGTATTTCGTGGTGTGGAAAAGGGAATCGAAAAGTTTTCCAGGATCATTATGCCGGGGCTGATTCTTCTGATCGTGATCATTGCCATTTTTTCACTGACACTGTCCCATACTGATACGGATGGAACTGTCCGCACTGGTGTGCAGGGGCTGGCTGTTTACCTCAAACCGGATTTTCATGGACTGACGGTAAAACGCTTCCTGGAGATCCTTCTGGATGCGATGAGCCAGTTATTCTTTTCCTTAAGTGTATCTATGGGAATCATGATCACTTATGGTTCTTATGTGAAAAATGAAGTTAATTTAAATAAAGCAACAAATCAGATTGAGATCTTTGATACCGGCGTTGCGTTTCTTGCAGGAATGATGATCATACCGGCTGTTTTTGTATTTCTCGGAAAGGATGGAATGGCTTCCGGCCCAAGCCTGATATTTATCTCACTGCCAAAGGTTTTTGATGCCATGGGAGTATTTGGCCGTCCGGTGGCAATTGCATTTTTCCTGATGATGGGATTTGCGGCACTGACTTCCTGCGTATCTGTCATGGAGACACTGGTTGCAAACTGCATGGAACTTTATCATAAACCACGTAAGAAAATGTGTGGTGCTGTCGGAATCTATTCGCTTGTTACAGCAGTACTGATCTGCCTTGGTTATAACAAACTGTATTTTGAACTTAAGCTGCCAAATGGTTCCGTTGGACAGCTTCTGGATGTGATGGATTATATCAGCAACAGTTTTCTGATGCCGTTTATCTCGCTCTTGACAAGTATTCTGATCGGATGGGTGATCGGCCCTGACTGGATCATAGGAGAAGTGGAACGAAATGGGGAACATTTCAAACGGGCAGGGTTATATCGCTTTATGATCCGTTATGTAGTGCCGGTTGTAATGCTGATATTATTCCTGGTATCTACAGGATTTGCAGATTTGATTTCATAA
- a CDS encoding helix-turn-helix domain-containing protein translates to MSDFTCYVGEQIRKYRKAGKMTLQDLADAIHKSRATICKYENGDISVDIETLYEISQILQVSMSQLTTGLPETASEPSNAPGKGQKSPFFQAQRLYFYFYDGRYQRTKDGIIDIYEKKGESGKYEATLTICSVSANGRSSEIFYTGKVLYSDMLIRFSFVNQYNPLEEDLLYIFNPLELRDFTTGLLCGISSADLMPCAFKCVITLKPQELTEAFRHQLLFTKKDLKRWEQLNMLLIDNMEK, encoded by the coding sequence ATGAGTGATTTTACCTGTTATGTAGGTGAACAAATAAGAAAATACCGAAAAGCCGGAAAGATGACTCTGCAGGATCTGGCAGATGCCATCCATAAAAGCCGAGCTACCATATGCAAATATGAAAACGGAGATATCTCCGTTGATATCGAAACTTTATATGAGATCAGCCAGATTCTCCAGGTATCTATGTCCCAGCTTACCACTGGTCTTCCTGAAACAGCCAGTGAACCGTCCAATGCACCGGGAAAAGGACAAAAAAGCCCATTTTTTCAGGCCCAGAGGCTATATTTTTACTTTTACGATGGACGATATCAGCGTACAAAGGATGGCATCATCGATATTTATGAAAAAAAGGGCGAATCCGGAAAATATGAAGCAACCTTAACGATCTGTTCTGTTTCTGCCAACGGAAGAAGCAGTGAGATTTTTTACACCGGAAAAGTTCTTTACAGTGATATGCTGATCCGTTTTTCCTTTGTAAATCAGTATAACCCACTGGAAGAAGATCTCCTGTACATTTTTAATCCTCTGGAGCTTCGAGATTTTACAACAGGACTTTTGTGTGGGATTTCCAGTGCGGATCTGATGCCCTGCGCATTCAAATGTGTGATCACTTTAAAACCGCAGGAGCTTACCGAAGCTTTCCGCCACCAGCTTCTTTTTACAAAAAAAGATCTGAAGCGCTGGGAACAGCTGAATATGTTACTGATAGATAATATGGAAAAGTAG
- a CDS encoding 4Fe-4S binding protein — protein MKINEWPRHGIQALWAALTNSHISGFITGKIYTGKLKNVCVPGLNCYSCPGARGACPIGSLQAVIGSWNFKMAYYVAGFLIFVGALLGRLVCGFLCPFGLIQDLLNKIPFPKKIRTFRGDKLLRKLKYVIFLVFVIILPMFVVDIMGQGAPYFCKLICPAGTLEGGIPLVLLNKSMRSAVGWLYMWKNTILVITIILSIMIYRPFCKYICPLGAFYSVFNKVSVFRYRVDKEKCVHCGKCRNICQMEVDPTENPNSTECIRCGRCKKICPTQAIRCGFAGKS, from the coding sequence ATGAAAATAAATGAATGGCCGCGGCATGGGATCCAGGCATTGTGGGCGGCCCTTACAAACAGTCACATATCAGGGTTTATAACTGGCAAGATCTATACCGGAAAACTGAAAAATGTATGTGTTCCGGGGCTAAACTGCTATTCCTGCCCCGGGGCAAGAGGGGCCTGCCCCATTGGTTCTCTTCAGGCTGTGATCGGAAGCTGGAACTTCAAAATGGCATATTATGTAGCTGGATTTCTGATCTTTGTGGGAGCGTTGCTTGGAAGACTGGTGTGCGGATTTCTCTGCCCCTTTGGACTGATCCAGGATCTGTTGAACAAGATTCCTTTTCCAAAGAAGATTCGGACATTTCGGGGAGATAAGCTTCTGCGAAAACTGAAATATGTGATCTTTCTTGTATTTGTGATCATACTCCCTATGTTTGTAGTAGATATCATGGGGCAGGGAGCACCATATTTCTGCAAGCTGATCTGCCCGGCAGGAACGCTGGAGGGAGGTATCCCGCTGGTGCTGCTGAACAAATCCATGCGAAGTGCAGTAGGCTGGCTGTACATGTGGAAAAATACGATCCTGGTGATCACCATTATCTTATCAATTATGATATACCGGCCATTCTGTAAGTATATCTGTCCGCTGGGAGCTTTTTATTCGGTATTTAATAAAGTTTCCGTTTTTCGTTACAGAGTAGATAAAGAAAAATGTGTTCACTGCGGAAAATGCAGAAATATCTGCCAGATGGAAGTCGATCCGACAGAGAATCCCAACAGTACAGAGTGCATCCGATGTGGAAGATGTAAAAAGATATGTCCGACACAGGCGATCCGGTGTGGGTTTGCAGGAAAATCCTGA
- a CDS encoding CD1871A family CXXC motif-containing protein, which produces MIRKITESRWIGPALAFFGILLMILGICRGEVSVVFTKAINICMECIGIG; this is translated from the coding sequence ATGATTCGGAAAATAACAGAATCCAGGTGGATCGGACCAGCTCTGGCGTTTTTTGGAATTTTACTGATGATACTGGGAATCTGCAGGGGCGAGGTATCTGTAGTTTTTACAAAAGCGATCAACATCTGTATGGAGTGTATAGGCATTGGATAA
- a CDS encoding TlpA family protein disulfide reductase produces MKLRTQKITALMAAAVLGISAFGSVPVTAAESTETADPGAAMMMDGEAVSSDLVAGTFKPSDVTCKAQDSYEYPFLGLKLSLSKELLKQIKDQSIAMLTTEDFENQTNAVTYAYVSWSKMTEEQKNAEIQKMGTGYDDWVAGLDRIGTIGVYDEASQKKLDEITGCTEHKELGSSSDGKYKYYLSTNKDADEKLTKELEKIKTDITEMTPYQNISVFDQPQDTSSNPEDVKSVGKFETTGIDGKTYTEKVFSDYDLTLVNVFTTWCSPCVKEIPELQELYKEMKDKGVGVAGVVLDTTDEKGNQDEEAVKKAGILQEKTKAEYPFLTPDATMMNGRLQGISAFPETFFVDKDGNIVGDTYTGSHTLDEWKEIVEKELKNVSK; encoded by the coding sequence ATGAAATTAAGAACACAGAAAATAACAGCACTTATGGCAGCTGCGGTATTAGGAATATCTGCATTTGGAAGCGTGCCGGTAACAGCGGCGGAAAGCACGGAAACAGCAGATCCCGGAGCGGCAATGATGATGGATGGAGAGGCAGTTTCATCAGATCTGGTAGCAGGTACATTTAAGCCTTCCGACGTAACCTGCAAGGCACAGGATTCTTATGAATATCCGTTTCTGGGACTGAAGCTTTCACTTTCGAAGGAGCTGTTAAAGCAGATCAAGGACCAGAGCATTGCAATGCTTACCACGGAAGATTTTGAGAATCAGACCAATGCAGTGACATATGCCTACGTAAGCTGGAGCAAAATGACAGAGGAACAGAAAAATGCCGAAATACAGAAGATGGGAACAGGATATGACGACTGGGTGGCAGGTCTGGACAGAATCGGTACAATTGGCGTTTATGACGAAGCTTCACAGAAAAAGCTGGATGAGATCACCGGCTGTACAGAGCATAAAGAGCTTGGAAGCAGCAGTGACGGGAAATACAAATATTATCTGAGCACCAACAAAGATGCAGATGAAAAGCTGACAAAGGAGCTGGAAAAGATCAAAACCGATATTACGGAAATGACACCGTATCAGAATATTTCCGTGTTTGACCAGCCACAGGATACCAGCAGCAACCCGGAGGACGTAAAATCTGTAGGAAAATTTGAAACAACAGGAATAGATGGAAAAACATATACAGAAAAAGTGTTCAGTGACTATGACCTGACACTGGTAAATGTTTTTACAACCTGGTGCTCACCATGTGTAAAAGAGATTCCGGAACTTCAGGAGCTCTATAAAGAAATGAAAGATAAAGGCGTTGGAGTAGCAGGCGTAGTGCTTGATACTACAGATGAAAAGGGAAATCAGGACGAGGAAGCTGTAAAGAAAGCAGGCATTCTTCAGGAAAAAACAAAAGCAGAATATCCGTTCCTGACACCGGATGCAACTATGATGAACGGTCGTCTGCAGGGGATTTCTGCATTTCCTGAAACATTTTTTGTCGACAAAGATGGAAACATTGTAGGCGACACCTATACAGGAAGCCATACACTGGACGAATGGAAGGAAATCGTGGAAAAAGAGCTTAAAAACGTTTCAAAGTAA